The proteins below come from a single Leopardus geoffroyi isolate Oge1 chromosome D3, O.geoffroyi_Oge1_pat1.0, whole genome shotgun sequence genomic window:
- the NEFH gene encoding neurofilament heavy polypeptide isoform X2: protein MMSFSGADALLGAPFAPLHGGGSLHYALARKGGARSAAGSSSGFHSWARTSVSSVSASPGRFRGAGATSSTDSLDTLSNGPEGCVVAAAAARSEKEQLQALNDRFAGYIDKVRQLEAHNRSLEGEAAALRQQQAGRSAMGELYEREVREMRGAVLRLGAARGQLRLEQEHLLEDIAHVRQRLDDEARQREEAEAAARALARFAQEAEAARVELQKKAQALQEECGYLRRHHQEEVGELLGQIQGCGAAQAQAQAEARDALKCDVTSALREIRAQLEGHAVQSTLQSEEWFRVRLDRLSEAAKVNTDAMRSAQEEITEYRRQLQARTTELEALKGTKDSLERQRSELEDRHQADIASYQEAIQQLDTELRNTKWEMAAQLREYQDLLNVKMALDIEIAAYRKLLEGEECRIGFGPSPFSLPEALPKIPSAATHIKVKSEEKIKVVEKSEKETVILEEQTEEIQVTEEVTEEEEKEAKEEKGEEEEAEGGEEETKSPSAEEAASPEKEEAKSPVGAKSPVKEEAKSPEKAKSPMKEEAKSPAEAQSPVKEEAKSPAEVKSPEKAKSPVKEEAKSPTEVKSPEKTKSPVKEEAKSPVEAKSPEKAKSPVKEETKSPEKAKSPVKEEAKSPVKEEAKSPEKAKSPVKEEAKSPEKAKSPVKEEAKSPEKAKSPVKEEAKSPEKAKSPEKAKSPVKEEAKSPEKAKSPVKEEAKSPEKAKSPEKAKSPVKEEAKSPEKAKSPVKEEAKSPEKAKSPVKEEAKSPEKAKSPVKEEAKSPEKAKSPVKEEAKSPEKAKSPVKEEAKSPEKAKSPEKAKTLDVKSPEAKTPAKEEERSPADIKSPEKAKSPVKEEVKSPEKVKSPVKEETKASEKEVTKKEEAKSPVKEEEKPQEVKVKEPPKKVEEEKAPATPKPEEKKDSKKDEVPKKETPKPEVQEKKEPAVEKPKESKVETKKEAEDKKKAVTPEKEAPAKVKEEAKPKEKAEVAKKEPDDAKAKEPSKAAEKEPEKPKKEETPAAPEKKDAKEKTTEAKKPEEKPKEEPGKEAPTPGKAKTEKAEKSSSTDQKDSRPPEKATEDKASKGEK from the exons ATGATGAGCTTCAGCGGCGCGGACGCGCTGCTGGGCGCCCCGTTCGCGCCGCTACATGGAGGCGGCAGCCTGCACTACGCGCTGGCCCGCAAGGGCGGAGCGCGTTCTGCTGCCGGCTCATCCAGCGGCTTCCACTCCTGGGCGCGGACATCCGTGAGCTCCGTATCGGCCTCGCCGGGCCGCTTCCGCGGTGCAGGAGCCACCTCGAGCACCGACTCGCTAGATACGTTGAGCAACGGACCGGAAGGCTGCGTGGTGGCAGCAGCGGCAGCCCGCAGCGAGAAGGAGCAGCTGCAGGCGCTGAACGACCGCTTCGCCGGCTACATCGACAAGGTGCGGCAGCTCGAAGCACACAACCGCAGCCTGGAAGGCGAGGCGGCGGCGCTGCGGCAGCAGCAGGCGGGCCGCTCCGCCATGGGCGAGCTGTATGAGCGAGAGGTACGCGAGATGCGCGGTGCAGTGCTGCGCCTAGGCGCGGCGCGCGGCCAGCTGCGCCTGGAGCAGGAGCACCTGCTGGAAGACATCGCGCACGTGCGCCAGCGCCTAGACGACGAGGCCCGGCAGCGGGAGGAAGCTGAGGCGGCAGCGCGCGCACTTGCGCGCTTTGCGCAGGAGGCTGAGGCGGCACGCGTAGAGCTGCAGAAGAAAGCGCAAGCACTGCAGGAAGAGTGCGGCTACCTGCGGCGTCACCACCAGGAGGAGGTGGGCGAGCTGCTCGGCCAGATCCAGGGCTGCGGCGCCGCGCAGGCGCAGGCGCAGGCCGAGGCGCGCGACGCCCTTAAGTGCGACGTGACGTCGGCGCTGCGCGAAATCCGCGCGCAACTCGAAGGCCACGCGGTGCAGAGCACGCTTCAGTCGGAGGAGTGGTTCAGAG TGAGGCTGGACAGACTCTCAGAGGCAGCCAAGGTGAACACAGATGCCATGCGCTCAGCACAGGAGGAGATAACTGAGTATCGGCGCCAGCTACAGGCCAGGACCACAGAGCTGGAGGCGCTCAAAGGCACCAAGGACTCATTAGAGAGGCAACGCTCTGAGCTGGAGGACCGTCATCAGGCCGATATCGCATCCTAccag GAAGCCATCCAGCAGCTGGACACCGAGCTGAGGAACACCAAGTGGGAAATGGCAGCCCAGCTCCGAGAGTACCAGGACCTGCTCAATGTCAAGATGGCTCTGGATATTGAGATCGCTGCTTACAG AAAACTCCTGGAGGGTGAAGAGTGTCGGATTGGCTTTGGCCCCAGTCCTTTCTCCCTTCCAGAAGCACTCCCCAAAATTCCCTCTGCAGCCACTCACATAAAGGTCAAAAGTGAAGAGAAGATCAAGGTGGTAGAAaagtcagagaaggaaactgTGATTTtggaggaacagacagaggagATCCAAGTGACTGAAGAAGTGactgaagaagaagagaaagaggccaAAGAGGAGAAGGgtgaagaggaggaagcagaaggaggagaagaagaaacaaaatctccCTCAGCAGAAGAGGCTGCATCTCCAGAGAAGGAGGAGGCCAAGTCACCAGTTGGAGCCAAGTCCCCAGTGAAGGAAGAGGCTAAGTCACCAGAAAAGGCTAAGTCACCCATGAAAGAAGAAGCAAAATCACCAGCTGAGGCCCAGTCCCCTGTGAAGGAAGAGGCCAAGTCTCCAGCTGAGGTGAAGTCCCCTGAGAAAGCTAAATCCCCTGTGAAAGAAGAAGCAAAATCACCAACTGAGGTGAAGTCTCCAGAGAAGACCAAGTCCCCTGTGAAGGAAGAAGCAAAGTCCCCAGTGGAG GCCAAGTCCCCAGAGAAGGCCAAGTCCCCTGTGAAGGAAGAGACCAAGTCCCCAGAGAAGGCCAAGTCTCCTGTGAAGGAAGAGGCCAAGTCCCCTGTGAAGGAAGAAGCCAAGTCCCCAGAGAAGGCCAAGTCTCCAGTGAAGGAAGAGGCCAAATCCCCTGAGAAGGCCAAGTCCCCTGTGAAGGAAGAAGCCAAGTCCCCAGAGAAGGCCAAGTCCCCTGTGAAGGAAGAGGCCAAGTCCCCTGAGAAGGCCAAGTCCCCAGAGAAGGCCAAGTCCCCTGTGAAGGAAGAGGCCAAGTCCCCAGAGAAGGCCAAGTCCCCTGTGAAGGAAGAGGCCAAATCCCCTGAGAAGGCCAAGTCCCCAGAGAAGGCCAAGTCCCCTGTGAAGGAAGAGGCCAAATCCCCTGAGAAGGCCAAGTCCCCTGTGAAGGAAGAGGCCAAGTCCCCTGAGAAGGCCAAGTCCCCTGTGAAGGAAGAGGCCAAATCCCCTGAGAAGGCCAAGTCCCCAGTGAAGGAAGAGGCCAAATCCCCAGAGAAGGCCAAGTCCCCTGTGAAGGAAGAGGCCAAGTCCCCTGAGAAGGCCAAGTCCCCTGTGAAGGAAGAGGCCAAATCCCCTGAGAAGGCCAAGTCCCCTGAGAAGGCTAAGACTCTTGATGTGAAGTCCCCAGAAGCCAAGACCCcagcaaaggaggaagaaaggtccCCTGCAGACATCAAATCTCCTGAAAAGGCAAAAAGCCCTGTCAAGGAGGAGGTCAAGTCCCCAGAGAAGGTGAAATCTCCTGTGAAGGAGGAGACCAAGGCTTCTGAGAAAGAGGTCACAAAGAAGGAAGAGGCAAAGTCCCCcgtgaaggaggaagagaaacctCAGGAAGTGAAAGTCAAAGAGCCCCCAAAGAAGGTCGAGGAAGAGAAAGCTCCAGCCACACCAAAACCTGAGGAGAAGAAGGACAGCAAGAAAGATGAGGTGCCCAAGAAGGAGACTCCAAAGCCTGAGGTCCAGGAAAAGAAGGAACCTGCTGTGGAGAAGCCCAAAGAATCCAAAGTTGAAACCAAGAAAGAGGCTGAAGATAAGAAAAAAGCAGTGACCCCAGAGAAGGAGGCTCCTGCCAAGGTGAAGGAGGAGGCCAAGCCCAAAGAGAAGGCTGAGGTGGCCAAGAAGGAGCCAGATGATGCCAAGGCCAAAGAACCCAGCAAAGCAGCAGAGAAGGAGCCAGAAAAGCCAAAGAAGGAAGAGACACCAGCAGCACCTGAGAAAAAAGATGCCAAGGAGAAGACCACAGAGGCCAAGAAGCCTGAAGAGAAACCCAAAGAGGAGCCTGGCAAGGAGGCCCCCACACCTGGCAAAGCCAAGACGGAAAAGGCTGAGAAATCCTCTAGCACAGACCAGAAAGACAGCAGGCCTCCAGAGAAGGCCACAGAAGACAAGGCCTCCAAGGGGGAGAAGTAA
- the NEFH gene encoding neurofilament heavy polypeptide isoform X7, which yields MMSFSGADALLGAPFAPLHGGGSLHYALARKGGARSAAGSSSGFHSWARTSVSSVSASPGRFRGAGATSSTDSLDTLSNGPEGCVVAAAAARSEKEQLQALNDRFAGYIDKVRQLEAHNRSLEGEAAALRQQQAGRSAMGELYEREVREMRGAVLRLGAARGQLRLEQEHLLEDIAHVRQRLDDEARQREEAEAAARALARFAQEAEAARVELQKKAQALQEECGYLRRHHQEEVGELLGQIQGCGAAQAQAQAEARDALKCDVTSALREIRAQLEGHAVQSTLQSEEWFRVRLDRLSEAAKVNTDAMRSAQEEITEYRRQLQARTTELEALKGTKDSLERQRSELEDRHQADIASYQEAIQQLDTELRNTKWEMAAQLREYQDLLNVKMALDIEIAAYRKLLEGEECRIGFGPSPFSLPEALPKIPSAATHIKVKSEEKIKVVEKSEKETVILEEQTEEIQVTEEVTEEEEKEAKEEKGEEEEAEGGEEETKSPSAEEAASPEKEEAKSPVGAKSPVKEEAKSPEKAKSPMKEEAKSPAEAQSPVKEEAKSPAEVKSPEKAKSPVKEEAKSPTEVKSPEKTKSPVKEEAKSPVEAKSPEKAKSPVKEEAKSPEKAKSPVKEEAKSPEKAKSPVKEEAKSPEKAKSPVKEEAKSPEKAKSPVKEEAKSPEKAKSPEKAKSPVKEEAKSPEKAKSPVKEEAKSPEKAKSPEKAKSPVKEEAKSPEKAKSPVKEEAKSPEKAKSPVKEEAKSPEKAKSPVKEEAKSPEKAKSPVKEEAKSPEKAKSPVKEEAKSPEKAKSPEKAKTLDVKSPEAKTPAKEEERSPADIKSPEKAKSPVKEEVKSPEKVKSPVKEETKASEKEVTKKEEAKSPVKEEEKPQEVKVKEPPKKVEEEKAPATPKPEEKKDSKKDEVPKKETPKPEVQEKKEPAVEKPKESKVETKKEAEDKKKAVTPEKEAPAKVKEEAKPKEKAEVAKKEPDDAKAKEPSKAAEKEPEKPKKEETPAAPEKKDAKEKTTEAKKPEEKPKEEPGKEAPTPGKAKTEKAEKSSSTDQKDSRPPEKATEDKASKGEK from the exons ATGATGAGCTTCAGCGGCGCGGACGCGCTGCTGGGCGCCCCGTTCGCGCCGCTACATGGAGGCGGCAGCCTGCACTACGCGCTGGCCCGCAAGGGCGGAGCGCGTTCTGCTGCCGGCTCATCCAGCGGCTTCCACTCCTGGGCGCGGACATCCGTGAGCTCCGTATCGGCCTCGCCGGGCCGCTTCCGCGGTGCAGGAGCCACCTCGAGCACCGACTCGCTAGATACGTTGAGCAACGGACCGGAAGGCTGCGTGGTGGCAGCAGCGGCAGCCCGCAGCGAGAAGGAGCAGCTGCAGGCGCTGAACGACCGCTTCGCCGGCTACATCGACAAGGTGCGGCAGCTCGAAGCACACAACCGCAGCCTGGAAGGCGAGGCGGCGGCGCTGCGGCAGCAGCAGGCGGGCCGCTCCGCCATGGGCGAGCTGTATGAGCGAGAGGTACGCGAGATGCGCGGTGCAGTGCTGCGCCTAGGCGCGGCGCGCGGCCAGCTGCGCCTGGAGCAGGAGCACCTGCTGGAAGACATCGCGCACGTGCGCCAGCGCCTAGACGACGAGGCCCGGCAGCGGGAGGAAGCTGAGGCGGCAGCGCGCGCACTTGCGCGCTTTGCGCAGGAGGCTGAGGCGGCACGCGTAGAGCTGCAGAAGAAAGCGCAAGCACTGCAGGAAGAGTGCGGCTACCTGCGGCGTCACCACCAGGAGGAGGTGGGCGAGCTGCTCGGCCAGATCCAGGGCTGCGGCGCCGCGCAGGCGCAGGCGCAGGCCGAGGCGCGCGACGCCCTTAAGTGCGACGTGACGTCGGCGCTGCGCGAAATCCGCGCGCAACTCGAAGGCCACGCGGTGCAGAGCACGCTTCAGTCGGAGGAGTGGTTCAGAG TGAGGCTGGACAGACTCTCAGAGGCAGCCAAGGTGAACACAGATGCCATGCGCTCAGCACAGGAGGAGATAACTGAGTATCGGCGCCAGCTACAGGCCAGGACCACAGAGCTGGAGGCGCTCAAAGGCACCAAGGACTCATTAGAGAGGCAACGCTCTGAGCTGGAGGACCGTCATCAGGCCGATATCGCATCCTAccag GAAGCCATCCAGCAGCTGGACACCGAGCTGAGGAACACCAAGTGGGAAATGGCAGCCCAGCTCCGAGAGTACCAGGACCTGCTCAATGTCAAGATGGCTCTGGATATTGAGATCGCTGCTTACAG AAAACTCCTGGAGGGTGAAGAGTGTCGGATTGGCTTTGGCCCCAGTCCTTTCTCCCTTCCAGAAGCACTCCCCAAAATTCCCTCTGCAGCCACTCACATAAAGGTCAAAAGTGAAGAGAAGATCAAGGTGGTAGAAaagtcagagaaggaaactgTGATTTtggaggaacagacagaggagATCCAAGTGACTGAAGAAGTGactgaagaagaagagaaagaggccaAAGAGGAGAAGGgtgaagaggaggaagcagaaggaggagaagaagaaacaaaatctccCTCAGCAGAAGAGGCTGCATCTCCAGAGAAGGAGGAGGCCAAGTCACCAGTTGGAGCCAAGTCCCCAGTGAAGGAAGAGGCTAAGTCACCAGAAAAGGCTAAGTCACCCATGAAAGAAGAAGCAAAATCACCAGCTGAGGCCCAGTCCCCTGTGAAGGAAGAGGCCAAGTCTCCAGCTGAGGTGAAGTCCCCTGAGAAAGCTAAATCCCCTGTGAAAGAAGAAGCAAAATCACCAACTGAGGTGAAGTCTCCAGAGAAGACCAAGTCCCCTGTGAAGGAAGAAGCAAAGTCCCCAGTGGAGGCCAAGTCCCCAGAGAAGGCCAAGTCCCCTGTGAAGGAAGAGGCCAAGTCCCCAGAGAAG GCCAAGTCCCCTGTGAAGGAAGAAGCCAAGTCCCCAGAGAAGGCCAAGTCTCCAGTGAAGGAAGAGGCCAAATCCCCTGAGAAGGCCAAGTCCCCTGTGAAGGAAGAAGCCAAGTCCCCAGAGAAGGCCAAGTCCCCTGTGAAGGAAGAGGCCAAGTCCCCTGAGAAGGCCAAGTCCCCAGAGAAGGCCAAGTCCCCTGTGAAGGAAGAGGCCAAGTCCCCAGAGAAGGCCAAGTCCCCTGTGAAGGAAGAGGCCAAATCCCCTGAGAAGGCCAAGTCCCCAGAGAAGGCCAAGTCCCCTGTGAAGGAAGAGGCCAAATCCCCTGAGAAGGCCAAGTCCCCTGTGAAGGAAGAGGCCAAGTCCCCTGAGAAGGCCAAGTCCCCTGTGAAGGAAGAGGCCAAATCCCCTGAGAAGGCCAAGTCCCCAGTGAAGGAAGAGGCCAAATCCCCAGAGAAGGCCAAGTCCCCTGTGAAGGAAGAGGCCAAGTCCCCTGAGAAGGCCAAGTCCCCTGTGAAGGAAGAGGCCAAATCCCCTGAGAAGGCCAAGTCCCCTGAGAAGGCTAAGACTCTTGATGTGAAGTCCCCAGAAGCCAAGACCCcagcaaaggaggaagaaaggtccCCTGCAGACATCAAATCTCCTGAAAAGGCAAAAAGCCCTGTCAAGGAGGAGGTCAAGTCCCCAGAGAAGGTGAAATCTCCTGTGAAGGAGGAGACCAAGGCTTCTGAGAAAGAGGTCACAAAGAAGGAAGAGGCAAAGTCCCCcgtgaaggaggaagagaaacctCAGGAAGTGAAAGTCAAAGAGCCCCCAAAGAAGGTCGAGGAAGAGAAAGCTCCAGCCACACCAAAACCTGAGGAGAAGAAGGACAGCAAGAAAGATGAGGTGCCCAAGAAGGAGACTCCAAAGCCTGAGGTCCAGGAAAAGAAGGAACCTGCTGTGGAGAAGCCCAAAGAATCCAAAGTTGAAACCAAGAAAGAGGCTGAAGATAAGAAAAAAGCAGTGACCCCAGAGAAGGAGGCTCCTGCCAAGGTGAAGGAGGAGGCCAAGCCCAAAGAGAAGGCTGAGGTGGCCAAGAAGGAGCCAGATGATGCCAAGGCCAAAGAACCCAGCAAAGCAGCAGAGAAGGAGCCAGAAAAGCCAAAGAAGGAAGAGACACCAGCAGCACCTGAGAAAAAAGATGCCAAGGAGAAGACCACAGAGGCCAAGAAGCCTGAAGAGAAACCCAAAGAGGAGCCTGGCAAGGAGGCCCCCACACCTGGCAAAGCCAAGACGGAAAAGGCTGAGAAATCCTCTAGCACAGACCAGAAAGACAGCAGGCCTCCAGAGAAGGCCACAGAAGACAAGGCCTCCAAGGGGGAGAAGTAA
- the NEFH gene encoding neurofilament heavy polypeptide isoform X14, whose protein sequence is MMSFSGADALLGAPFAPLHGGGSLHYALARKGGARSAAGSSSGFHSWARTSVSSVSASPGRFRGAGATSSTDSLDTLSNGPEGCVVAAAAARSEKEQLQALNDRFAGYIDKVRQLEAHNRSLEGEAAALRQQQAGRSAMGELYEREVREMRGAVLRLGAARGQLRLEQEHLLEDIAHVRQRLDDEARQREEAEAAARALARFAQEAEAARVELQKKAQALQEECGYLRRHHQEEVGELLGQIQGCGAAQAQAQAEARDALKCDVTSALREIRAQLEGHAVQSTLQSEEWFRVRLDRLSEAAKVNTDAMRSAQEEITEYRRQLQARTTELEALKGTKDSLERQRSELEDRHQADIASYQEAIQQLDTELRNTKWEMAAQLREYQDLLNVKMALDIEIAAYRKLLEGEECRIGFGPSPFSLPEALPKIPSAATHIKVKSEEKIKVVEKSEKETVILEEQTEEIQVTEEVTEEEEKEAKEEKGEEEEAEGGEEETKSPSAEEAASPEKEEAKSPVGAKSPVKEEAKSPEKAKSPMKEEAKSPAEAQSPVKEEAKSPAEVKSPEKAKSPVKEEAKSPTEVKSPEKTKSPVKEEAKSPVEAKSPEKAKSPVKEEAKSPEKAKSPVKEETKSPEKAKSPVKEEAKSPEKAKSPVKEEAKSPEKAKSPVKEEAKSPEKAKSPVKEEAKSPEKAKSPVKEEAKSPEKAKSPVKEEAKSPEKAKSPVKEEAKSPEKAKSPEKAKTLDVKSPEAKTPAKEEERSPADIKSPEKAKSPVKEEVKSPEKVKSPVKEETKASEKEVTKKEEAKSPVKEEEKPQEVKVKEPPKKVEEEKAPATPKPEEKKDSKKDEVPKKETPKPEVQEKKEPAVEKPKESKVETKKEAEDKKKAVTPEKEAPAKVKEEAKPKEKAEVAKKEPDDAKAKEPSKAAEKEPEKPKKEETPAAPEKKDAKEKTTEAKKPEEKPKEEPGKEAPTPGKAKTEKAEKSSSTDQKDSRPPEKATEDKASKGEK, encoded by the exons ATGATGAGCTTCAGCGGCGCGGACGCGCTGCTGGGCGCCCCGTTCGCGCCGCTACATGGAGGCGGCAGCCTGCACTACGCGCTGGCCCGCAAGGGCGGAGCGCGTTCTGCTGCCGGCTCATCCAGCGGCTTCCACTCCTGGGCGCGGACATCCGTGAGCTCCGTATCGGCCTCGCCGGGCCGCTTCCGCGGTGCAGGAGCCACCTCGAGCACCGACTCGCTAGATACGTTGAGCAACGGACCGGAAGGCTGCGTGGTGGCAGCAGCGGCAGCCCGCAGCGAGAAGGAGCAGCTGCAGGCGCTGAACGACCGCTTCGCCGGCTACATCGACAAGGTGCGGCAGCTCGAAGCACACAACCGCAGCCTGGAAGGCGAGGCGGCGGCGCTGCGGCAGCAGCAGGCGGGCCGCTCCGCCATGGGCGAGCTGTATGAGCGAGAGGTACGCGAGATGCGCGGTGCAGTGCTGCGCCTAGGCGCGGCGCGCGGCCAGCTGCGCCTGGAGCAGGAGCACCTGCTGGAAGACATCGCGCACGTGCGCCAGCGCCTAGACGACGAGGCCCGGCAGCGGGAGGAAGCTGAGGCGGCAGCGCGCGCACTTGCGCGCTTTGCGCAGGAGGCTGAGGCGGCACGCGTAGAGCTGCAGAAGAAAGCGCAAGCACTGCAGGAAGAGTGCGGCTACCTGCGGCGTCACCACCAGGAGGAGGTGGGCGAGCTGCTCGGCCAGATCCAGGGCTGCGGCGCCGCGCAGGCGCAGGCGCAGGCCGAGGCGCGCGACGCCCTTAAGTGCGACGTGACGTCGGCGCTGCGCGAAATCCGCGCGCAACTCGAAGGCCACGCGGTGCAGAGCACGCTTCAGTCGGAGGAGTGGTTCAGAG TGAGGCTGGACAGACTCTCAGAGGCAGCCAAGGTGAACACAGATGCCATGCGCTCAGCACAGGAGGAGATAACTGAGTATCGGCGCCAGCTACAGGCCAGGACCACAGAGCTGGAGGCGCTCAAAGGCACCAAGGACTCATTAGAGAGGCAACGCTCTGAGCTGGAGGACCGTCATCAGGCCGATATCGCATCCTAccag GAAGCCATCCAGCAGCTGGACACCGAGCTGAGGAACACCAAGTGGGAAATGGCAGCCCAGCTCCGAGAGTACCAGGACCTGCTCAATGTCAAGATGGCTCTGGATATTGAGATCGCTGCTTACAG AAAACTCCTGGAGGGTGAAGAGTGTCGGATTGGCTTTGGCCCCAGTCCTTTCTCCCTTCCAGAAGCACTCCCCAAAATTCCCTCTGCAGCCACTCACATAAAGGTCAAAAGTGAAGAGAAGATCAAGGTGGTAGAAaagtcagagaaggaaactgTGATTTtggaggaacagacagaggagATCCAAGTGACTGAAGAAGTGactgaagaagaagagaaagaggccaAAGAGGAGAAGGgtgaagaggaggaagcagaaggaggagaagaagaaacaaaatctccCTCAGCAGAAGAGGCTGCATCTCCAGAGAAGGAGGAGGCCAAGTCACCAGTTGGAGCCAAGTCCCCAGTGAAGGAAGAGGCTAAGTCACCAGAAAAGGCTAAGTCACCCATGAAAGAAGAAGCAAAATCACCAGCTGAGGCCCAGTCCCCTGTGAAGGAAGAGGCCAAGTCTCCAGCTGAGGTGAAGTCCCCTGAGAAAGCTAAATCCCCTGTGAAAGAAGAAGCAAAATCACCAACTGAGGTGAAGTCTCCAGAGAAGACCAAGTCCCCTGTGAAGGAAGAAGCAAAGTCCCCAGTGGAGGCCAAGTCCCCAGAGAAGGCCAAGTCCCCTGTGAAGGAAGAGGCCAAGTCCCCAGAGAAGGCCAAGTCCCCTGTGAAGGAAGAGACCAAGTCCCCAGAGAAGGCCAAGTCTCCTGTGAAGGAAGAG GCCAAGTCCCCAGAGAAGGCCAAGTCCCCTGTGAAGGAAGAGGCCAAATCCCCTGAGAAGGCCAAGTCCCCTGTGAAGGAAGAGGCCAAGTCCCCTGAGAAGGCCAAGTCCCCTGTGAAGGAAGAGGCCAAATCCCCTGAGAAGGCCAAGTCCCCAGTGAAGGAAGAGGCCAAATCCCCAGAGAAGGCCAAGTCCCCTGTGAAGGAAGAGGCCAAGTCCCCTGAGAAGGCCAAGTCCCCTGTGAAGGAAGAGGCCAAATCCCCTGAGAAGGCCAAGTCCCCTGAGAAGGCTAAGACTCTTGATGTGAAGTCCCCAGAAGCCAAGACCCcagcaaaggaggaagaaaggtccCCTGCAGACATCAAATCTCCTGAAAAGGCAAAAAGCCCTGTCAAGGAGGAGGTCAAGTCCCCAGAGAAGGTGAAATCTCCTGTGAAGGAGGAGACCAAGGCTTCTGAGAAAGAGGTCACAAAGAAGGAAGAGGCAAAGTCCCCcgtgaaggaggaagagaaacctCAGGAAGTGAAAGTCAAAGAGCCCCCAAAGAAGGTCGAGGAAGAGAAAGCTCCAGCCACACCAAAACCTGAGGAGAAGAAGGACAGCAAGAAAGATGAGGTGCCCAAGAAGGAGACTCCAAAGCCTGAGGTCCAGGAAAAGAAGGAACCTGCTGTGGAGAAGCCCAAAGAATCCAAAGTTGAAACCAAGAAAGAGGCTGAAGATAAGAAAAAAGCAGTGACCCCAGAGAAGGAGGCTCCTGCCAAGGTGAAGGAGGAGGCCAAGCCCAAAGAGAAGGCTGAGGTGGCCAAGAAGGAGCCAGATGATGCCAAGGCCAAAGAACCCAGCAAAGCAGCAGAGAAGGAGCCAGAAAAGCCAAAGAAGGAAGAGACACCAGCAGCACCTGAGAAAAAAGATGCCAAGGAGAAGACCACAGAGGCCAAGAAGCCTGAAGAGAAACCCAAAGAGGAGCCTGGCAAGGAGGCCCCCACACCTGGCAAAGCCAAGACGGAAAAGGCTGAGAAATCCTCTAGCACAGACCAGAAAGACAGCAGGCCTCCAGAGAAGGCCACAGAAGACAAGGCCTCCAAGGGGGAGAAGTAA